From the genome of Mycobacterium dioxanotrophicus, one region includes:
- the eccA gene encoding type VII secretion AAA-ATPase EccA, whose product MSGRTRDAQRVFDAGVLSLGIPINGVEADRDIDYARLAFARATEYDPDMCDAWLGRVAAGESSPEIIYHLYRTSTLTLFREQRRLGLPGRALAGRFQTNLYIDYDLSSFTEIWLAYAASMIAGHDYSEAEHTLDELDRIRTRMPGGDANSTEICTYIRGVLHFLTQRWPDVLVTLANSASFTDEFIGAGANMMVGSACAQLGLFGEALRRLELAAAGPIPAARQASDFCRALTLREMGREDDARSVFERIYSEDPSFTANIAALRDPKYRLVITDQETIDSRTDRWDPKSARACVEIAAEDAADHHDYLSQAQQELDRQVGLAEVKTQVAKLRSTAKLAKVREDKGLSSVPRSLHLAFTGPPGTGKTTIARVIAKIYCGLGLLKTSSVVEATRADFVGQHLGSTAIKTSELIDRALDGVLFIDEAYTLIQSGLAGGDAFGREAVDTLLARMEDDRDRLVVIIAGYDREIDRFLAANEGLASRFSRRIRFNSYSATELGDIARMIAKARDSELTDDAYQELILICRQLCDTEAIDQTGVARPAIDIAGNGRFVRNVVESAEEERAFRLSEDPDVDLDALSEDLLMRIELADMRAALKNVLEMHKAGA is encoded by the coding sequence ATGAGCGGACGCACCCGAGACGCGCAGCGGGTATTCGACGCGGGGGTTCTCTCGCTGGGGATTCCCATCAACGGTGTCGAGGCGGACCGCGACATCGATTACGCGAGACTGGCGTTCGCGCGGGCCACCGAGTACGACCCCGACATGTGCGACGCCTGGCTCGGCCGCGTCGCCGCAGGCGAATCCAGTCCTGAGATCATCTATCACCTCTACCGCACCAGCACGCTGACATTGTTCCGGGAGCAGCGCAGGCTGGGTCTGCCAGGCCGGGCACTGGCGGGGCGGTTTCAGACCAACCTCTACATCGACTACGACCTGAGTTCCTTCACCGAGATCTGGCTGGCCTACGCAGCGAGCATGATCGCCGGCCACGACTACAGCGAAGCCGAACACACGCTCGACGAGCTGGACCGCATCCGCACCAGAATGCCCGGCGGGGACGCGAACTCCACGGAGATCTGCACTTATATCCGCGGTGTCCTGCACTTTCTGACCCAGCGGTGGCCGGATGTCCTTGTCACACTGGCGAATTCAGCAAGCTTCACCGACGAGTTCATCGGGGCCGGCGCCAACATGATGGTGGGCAGCGCTTGTGCACAGCTCGGCCTGTTCGGTGAGGCGCTGCGTCGGCTCGAGCTCGCGGCGGCCGGCCCGATTCCTGCCGCGCGTCAGGCCTCCGACTTCTGCCGTGCGCTCACCTTGCGTGAGATGGGACGTGAGGATGACGCCCGATCGGTGTTCGAACGCATCTACAGCGAGGATCCGAGTTTCACCGCGAACATCGCCGCGCTACGCGATCCGAAGTACCGGCTCGTCATCACGGACCAGGAGACCATCGACTCGCGCACCGACAGGTGGGACCCGAAGTCGGCGCGTGCCTGCGTCGAGATCGCCGCCGAGGACGCCGCCGATCACCACGACTACCTGAGCCAGGCCCAGCAGGAACTCGACCGCCAGGTGGGGCTGGCCGAAGTGAAGACTCAGGTCGCCAAACTGCGGTCGACGGCGAAGCTTGCGAAAGTCCGAGAAGACAAGGGTCTCAGTTCGGTCCCGCGCAGCCTGCACCTGGCCTTCACCGGCCCGCCCGGCACGGGCAAGACCACCATCGCCCGTGTGATCGCCAAGATCTACTGCGGGTTGGGCTTGTTGAAGACCTCCTCGGTGGTCGAGGCCACACGCGCCGACTTCGTCGGTCAGCACCTCGGCAGCACCGCCATCAAGACCTCCGAACTCATCGATCGGGCGCTGGACGGTGTGCTGTTCATCGACGAGGCATACACCCTGATCCAGTCTGGTCTGGCAGGCGGTGACGCGTTCGGCCGGGAGGCCGTCGACACGCTGCTGGCCAGGATGGAGGACGACCGCGACCGGCTGGTCGTCATCATCGCAGGCTATGACCGCGAGATCGATCGCTTCCTGGCGGCCAACGAGGGTCTGGCGTCGCGCTTTTCGCGTCGGATCCGGTTCAACTCCTACAGCGCCACCGAGCTGGGCGACATCGCCCGGATGATCGCCAAGGCGCGCGACTCCGAACTCACCGACGACGCCTACCAGGAGCTGATCCTGATCTGCCGGCAGCTGTGTGACACCGAGGCGATCGATCAGACGGGAGTGGCCCGGCCCGCCATCGACATCGCCGGTAACGGACGCTTCGTCCGCAACGTGGTCGAATCCGCAGAGGAGGAGCGGGCATTCCGGCTCAGTGAGGATCCCGACGTCGATCTCGATGCGTTGAGTGAAGACCTGCTGATGCGGATAGAACTCGCCGACATGCGGGCGGCGTTGAAGAACGTGCTCGAGATGCACAAGGCCGGCGCATGA